From a single Synechococcales cyanobacterium T60_A2020_003 genomic region:
- a CDS encoding penicillin-binding protein 1A yields MLSSSIVAGGLVGLAISFRNLPDVRVLQNYSPAETSYIYDIKGNWLYSIHDEANRDVVDLNEISPDLKRAVLAIEDSHFFYHHGINPVSVVRAMLSNFTEGQTVEGASTLTMQLVKNLFLTPERSMSRKLAEAVLALRLEQILGKDKIFEMYLNQVYWGHNNYGVETASESYFNKKASDLTLAEAAMMAGLIQAPEEFSPFVDYPLAKERQAIVLMRMRQLGWITPEEEQAALKQPIHLGEIKSFQTSRSPYITEAVVQELTDRFGQDEVLKGGMRVQTTVDVNFQAMAERVIRENHQRLSQQGVYADQIALAAVDPRTHFIKALVGGVSYKESQYNRATQALRQPGSAFKPFVYYAALASGKYTPDSIIDDSPVSYPDGYEYYSPQNYDGRFYGSMPLRQALAMSRNVPAVKLGQEVGINRVIEICRTLGITSPIEPVTSLPLGAVDLTPLEMASAYATFASGGWQSDTTLIVQVTDGEGNVLLDNTPEPQLVLDPWAAASLTSMLQDVINSGTATTAQLGRPAAGKTGTTSSERDIWFVGYVPQLAAAVWVGNDDYSPIGVGATGGTYVAPIWRAFMLEALKGVPAESFPPASQFPRPQPSP; encoded by the coding sequence ATGCTTTCCAGCTCGATCGTGGCTGGGGGCTTGGTGGGGTTGGCCATCAGCTTTCGGAACCTGCCGGATGTCCGCGTCCTTCAGAACTACTCACCTGCCGAAACCAGCTACATCTACGACATTAAGGGAAACTGGCTCTACAGTATCCACGATGAAGCGAACCGAGACGTTGTAGATCTCAACGAAATTTCCCCTGACCTAAAGCGAGCGGTGCTGGCGATCGAGGATAGCCATTTCTTCTACCATCACGGCATTAATCCCGTGAGTGTGGTGCGGGCCATGCTGAGCAACTTCACCGAGGGTCAAACCGTGGAGGGTGCCTCCACGCTGACCATGCAGCTTGTGAAGAATCTGTTCCTCACCCCAGAGCGTAGCATGAGCCGTAAGCTGGCAGAAGCGGTTTTGGCACTGCGGTTAGAGCAAATTCTCGGCAAAGATAAGATTTTTGAGATGTACCTCAATCAGGTGTATTGGGGACATAACAACTACGGGGTTGAAACGGCCTCGGAAAGCTATTTCAACAAAAAAGCCTCGGATCTCACCCTGGCCGAAGCCGCCATGATGGCGGGGCTGATCCAGGCTCCGGAAGAATTTAGCCCGTTTGTGGACTACCCTCTAGCCAAAGAGCGGCAGGCGATCGTGTTGATGCGGATGCGCCAATTGGGCTGGATTACGCCTGAGGAGGAGCAAGCTGCATTGAAGCAGCCCATCCACCTAGGCGAAATTAAGTCTTTCCAAACCAGCCGATCGCCCTACATTACAGAAGCGGTGGTGCAGGAGTTGACCGATCGCTTTGGTCAAGATGAGGTGCTGAAAGGAGGAATGCGCGTCCAAACCACTGTGGATGTGAACTTCCAGGCGATGGCCGAGCGGGTCATCCGGGAAAATCATCAGCGCTTGAGCCAGCAGGGAGTGTATGCCGATCAGATCGCCCTAGCTGCGGTTGATCCCCGTACCCACTTCATCAAGGCATTGGTTGGCGGAGTCAGCTACAAGGAAAGCCAGTACAACCGAGCGACTCAAGCCCTGCGGCAGCCCGGTTCTGCTTTTAAACCGTTTGTTTACTACGCGGCGCTCGCCTCTGGAAAGTACACGCCGGACTCCATCATTGACGATAGCCCGGTTAGCTACCCGGATGGCTATGAGTACTATAGTCCTCAAAACTACGACGGCAGATTTTATGGCTCCATGCCCTTACGGCAGGCACTCGCGATGTCTCGAAACGTGCCTGCGGTGAAGCTCGGCCAAGAGGTAGGGATTAACCGTGTGATTGAAATTTGTCGCACGCTGGGGATTACGAGCCCGATCGAGCCTGTGACATCGCTCCCATTAGGTGCAGTCGATTTAACCCCCCTAGAGATGGCATCGGCTTACGCCACCTTTGCTAGTGGAGGATGGCAGTCGGATACTACGCTCATTGTACAAGTGACCGACGGTGAAGGAAATGTCCTGCTGGATAACACGCCAGAGCCACAGCTTGTACTTGATCCGTGGGCAGCGGCATCGTTAACGAGCATGTTGCAGGATGTCATCAATAGCGGCACGGCGACGACGGCTCAACTTGGACGGCCTGCGGCGGGTAAGACAGGTACGACCTCTAGTGAGCGCGACATTTGGTTTGTGGGCTATGTGCCCCAACTTGCAGCCGCCGTGTGGGTCGGGAATGACGACTATAGCCCCATTGGTGTCGGTGCAACAGGCGGAACCTATGTGGCTCCCATCTGGCGAGCGTTCATGCTGGAAGCTTTGAAAGGCGTGCCCGCAGAATCCTTCCCGCCTGCCTCTCAGTTTCCCCGTCCTCAGCCGTCGCCTTAA